The Streptomyces sp. DH-12 genome has a window encoding:
- a CDS encoding 5-carboxymethyl-2-hydroxymuconate Delta-isomerase: protein MPQITVDYSDNLADGFDRPAFARDLHSAVVEIAAAKPPACKTRFRRTEDPVVGPDTDGHALVHVHIALLAGRTDETKARLTETVLDLLRQYVKPSGGRMLHASAEIRDLDPSYRKYEGE from the coding sequence ATGCCGCAGATCACCGTCGACTACTCGGACAACCTGGCGGACGGTTTCGACCGGCCCGCCTTCGCGCGGGACCTGCACTCCGCCGTCGTGGAGATCGCTGCGGCGAAACCGCCCGCGTGCAAGACGCGGTTCCGGCGCACCGAGGACCCGGTGGTCGGCCCCGACACCGACGGGCACGCCCTGGTGCACGTCCACATCGCCCTGCTGGCCGGCCGCACCGACGAGACCAAGGCCCGGCTCACCGAGACGGTCCTGGACCTGCTGCGGCAGTACGTGAAGCCGTCCGGCGGGCGGATGCTGCACGCCTCCGCCGAGATCCGCGACCTCGACCCGTCCTACCGGAAGTACGAGGGGGAGTAG
- a CDS encoding NAD-dependent epimerase/dehydratase family protein has product MRLLVLGGTEFAGRAVVEAALGRGWEVTVFHRGRHAAPQGARELLGDRTAVDGLAALDEDPGRWDAVVDTWSSAPRAVRDAARLLRDRAGRYVYVSSCSVYTWAPPAGYGEDAPVVEGASPDAGVTDYARDKRGGELAAVDAFGADRSVLVRAGLLLGPYENVGRLPWWLNRAARGGPVLAPGPRDLPLQYVDARDLAEWILGAAEQELSGPYNLMSPQGHTTMGELLEACARVTGGSAELRWTEPEVILDAGVEPWTQLPVWVPPHSDLHDALHSADVSRAVATGLRCRPVGETVADTWAWLRDIGGTAPQRPDRTVKGLDPEVEAKVLAARGV; this is encoded by the coding sequence CTTCCACCGGGGACGGCACGCGGCGCCGCAGGGCGCCCGCGAGCTGCTGGGCGACCGGACCGCGGTGGACGGGCTGGCGGCGCTCGACGAGGACCCGGGCAGGTGGGACGCCGTCGTCGACACCTGGTCGTCCGCCCCGCGCGCGGTGCGGGACGCGGCGCGGCTGCTGCGGGACCGGGCCGGGCGGTACGTGTACGTGTCGAGCTGCTCGGTGTACACCTGGGCGCCGCCCGCCGGGTACGGGGAGGACGCGCCCGTGGTGGAGGGCGCCTCCCCGGACGCCGGCGTGACGGACTACGCGCGGGACAAGCGGGGCGGGGAGCTGGCCGCGGTGGACGCCTTCGGCGCGGACCGGTCGGTGCTGGTGCGGGCCGGGCTGCTGCTCGGGCCGTACGAGAACGTCGGGCGGCTGCCCTGGTGGCTGAACCGCGCGGCGCGCGGCGGCCCGGTGCTCGCCCCCGGCCCGCGGGACCTGCCGTTGCAGTACGTCGACGCCCGCGACCTCGCGGAGTGGATCCTCGGGGCGGCGGAACAGGAACTGAGCGGGCCGTACAACCTGATGTCGCCGCAGGGGCACACCACCATGGGCGAGTTGCTGGAGGCCTGTGCGCGGGTGACCGGGGGGTCGGCCGAGCTGCGGTGGACGGAGCCCGAGGTGATCCTCGACGCCGGGGTGGAGCCGTGGACCCAGCTCCCGGTGTGGGTGCCGCCGCACAGCGACCTGCACGACGCCCTGCACTCGGCGGACGTCTCCCGGGCGGTGGCGACCGGACTGCGCTGCCGCCCGGTCGGGGAGACCGTCGCGGACACCTGGGCCTGGCTGCGGGACATCGGCGGCACGGCGCCGCAGCGCCCGGACCGTACGGTCAAGGGGCTGGACCCGGAGGTCGAGGCGAAGGTGCTGGCGGCCCGGGGGGTGTAG
- a CDS encoding TetR/AcrR family transcriptional regulator: MGTGVRRRMGVEERRQQLIGVALELFSKRSPDQVSVDEIASRAGISRPLVYHYFPGKLSLYEAALRRAAEDLSSRFAEPHEGPLGSRLRRVMARFFDFVEEHGPGFSALMRGGPAVGSSTTNALVDSVRQAAYEQMLAHMGVVGPAPARLELVVRSWISLVESTALIWLDGRRVPREELETKLVQDFAALAAVAAARDEELATLLRGLVKQEPGEGPFTDLAARMISLAEE, from the coding sequence ATGGGTACCGGGGTGCGTCGGAGGATGGGAGTCGAGGAGCGCCGGCAGCAGTTGATCGGCGTGGCTCTCGAACTGTTCAGCAAACGTTCCCCGGACCAGGTCTCGGTCGACGAGATAGCGTCCCGGGCGGGCATCTCGCGCCCGCTCGTCTACCACTACTTCCCCGGCAAACTCAGCCTGTACGAAGCCGCGTTGAGGCGTGCCGCGGAGGACCTGTCGTCCCGGTTCGCCGAGCCGCACGAGGGTCCGCTGGGCTCGCGCCTGCGGCGGGTGATGGCGCGTTTCTTCGACTTCGTGGAGGAGCACGGCCCCGGCTTCTCCGCCCTGATGCGCGGCGGCCCCGCCGTGGGCTCCTCCACCACCAACGCGCTGGTCGACTCGGTGCGGCAGGCCGCGTACGAGCAGATGCTGGCGCACATGGGCGTGGTGGGCCCGGCGCCGGCGCGGCTGGAGCTGGTGGTGCGCTCCTGGATCTCGCTCGTGGAGTCGACGGCGCTGATCTGGCTGGACGGGCGGCGGGTGCCGCGCGAGGAGCTGGAGACCAAGCTGGTGCAGGACTTCGCGGCGCTGGCCGCGGTCGCCGCCGCCCGGGACGAGGAACTCGCCACGCTGCTGCGGGGACTGGTCAAACAGGAGCCGGGCGAGGGCCCGTTCACGGACCTGGCCGCCCGGATGATCTCGCTGGCCGAGGAGTGA
- a CDS encoding DUF1996 domain-containing protein, with protein sequence MGRNTRKRRTPPATKVIAGAAALAIGGGGLVWANFHASAHEENGGRHNATRSGQVRVATINCPDVGQKLTKVPRKARWGVARELARLDRQITDAYTRLAETRQAQAGDANYVENAVLGPLKAKRAATLDRIDLNIERAGGQKRGLGRFARCQGVPAEQPGDGDGGQNGGGQDGGQGNGGGQDGGQGNGGQAGNGPAAEDFIRIEDVQPGSRNLPNGLPANGDTGSTGSFTTVCGTNENGLRNSDNVIVAPGVSNGAQHQHDYVGNQANNAFASDEDLAGGDTSCQNQGDRSSYFWPVLRIQDGTQDIDQDQPGGGRDGNVGKIVAPTEVNLTFVGNRTGDVVAMPRALRIITGDAKAFTNGPGNANTAWSCTGFEDRQVTDKYPICPEGSGVVRTSSFQSCWDGQNTDSANHRTHVAFVAADGTCPDGFQAVPQLQVRLVYDNIPAPRIDDGRLVNPYAVDTFPEQLHKPITDHNDFINFFDEDLMNEMVECINSGRDCQ encoded by the coding sequence ATGGGACGCAACACGAGAAAACGCCGTACACCGCCGGCCACCAAGGTGATAGCCGGGGCGGCGGCCCTGGCGATCGGTGGGGGCGGTCTGGTCTGGGCCAACTTCCACGCCTCCGCGCACGAGGAGAACGGGGGGCGCCACAACGCGACGAGGTCGGGGCAGGTCCGGGTCGCCACGATCAACTGTCCGGACGTCGGGCAGAAGCTGACCAAGGTGCCCCGCAAGGCGCGCTGGGGCGTCGCGCGGGAACTGGCGCGGCTCGACCGCCAGATCACCGACGCGTACACGCGCCTCGCCGAGACGCGACAGGCGCAGGCGGGTGACGCGAACTACGTCGAGAACGCCGTCCTCGGCCCGCTGAAGGCCAAGCGCGCGGCCACCCTGGACCGCATCGACCTCAACATCGAACGGGCCGGCGGCCAGAAGCGCGGCCTCGGCCGGTTCGCCCGCTGCCAGGGCGTGCCCGCGGAGCAGCCCGGCGACGGCGACGGCGGCCAGAACGGCGGGGGGCAGGACGGCGGTCAGGGCAACGGCGGGGGGCAGGACGGCGGCCAGGGCAACGGCGGGCAGGCCGGGAACGGCCCCGCGGCGGAGGACTTCATCCGCATCGAGGACGTCCAGCCGGGCTCCCGCAACCTGCCCAACGGCCTGCCCGCGAACGGCGACACCGGCTCCACCGGCAGCTTCACCACCGTGTGCGGCACCAACGAGAACGGGCTGCGCAACTCGGACAACGTGATCGTCGCTCCCGGCGTCAGCAACGGCGCCCAGCACCAGCACGACTACGTCGGCAACCAGGCCAACAACGCCTTCGCGAGCGACGAGGACCTGGCAGGCGGCGACACGAGCTGCCAGAACCAGGGCGACCGGTCGTCGTACTTCTGGCCGGTGCTGCGGATCCAGGACGGCACGCAGGACATCGACCAGGACCAGCCGGGCGGCGGCCGGGACGGCAACGTCGGCAAGATCGTCGCGCCCACCGAGGTGAACCTGACGTTCGTCGGCAACCGCACCGGCGACGTCGTCGCCATGCCGCGGGCGCTGCGCATCATCACCGGTGACGCCAAGGCCTTCACCAACGGCCCGGGCAACGCCAACACCGCGTGGAGCTGCACCGGCTTCGAGGACCGTCAGGTGACGGACAAGTACCCGATCTGCCCCGAGGGCAGCGGCGTGGTCCGCACGTCCAGCTTCCAGAGCTGCTGGGACGGCCAGAACACCGACAGTGCCAATCACCGCACGCACGTCGCCTTCGTCGCGGCGGACGGCACCTGCCCGGACGGCTTCCAGGCCGTCCCGCAGCTCCAGGTCCGCCTGGTGTACGACAACATCCCGGCCCCGCGGATCGACGACGGGCGGCTGGTGAACCCGTACGCGGTGGACACCTTCCCGGAGCAGCTGCACAAGCCGATCACCGACCACAACGACTTCATCAACTTCTTCGACGAGGACCTGATGAACGAGATGGTCGAGTGCATCAACAGCGGCCGCGACTGCCAGTAG